A window of Mustela erminea isolate mMusErm1 chromosome 19, mMusErm1.Pri, whole genome shotgun sequence genomic DNA:
gggcaggagggagcctgagtggctcagtcggttgagcgtctgactctccatttcggctcagatcgtggtcTCGTGGGTCGTGCGATCCAGCCCTGCGTCCGGCTCCCcgtgcagtggggagtctgtttgaagattctctgtccctcccccaactcacgctctttctctgtctctctaaaatgaataaatgaatattaaatgagtgcatgaatgaatgaatgaatgaatgggaataGGGAAAAGGTCATAAACTTCCGGGCCGGAGGTAGAGGAAACTGCCATGTCTCAAGCTTGCTCCCACACGCACTTGTAACCAGGCTGGAGTCAAAGTCAGGCTCTGACCTTTATTTCCTACAGTCACAGCTCACTCTGACCCTCCAGTTCTTGCCCCGATGCTTAGTACCCGGGGCTCCCAGGGAGGGTGAGGAAGGAGGAGCTACAAAGATAGGGACATGAGGTACAAGGAGAGCCTGGCAGACAGACAGGAGCAGGGATTAGAGGTGCGGGAGCAGAAACAGGagggggggtgcaggggaggaCAGCTGGGGAGGTtagggcagagctggggagaggcgAACCCAGGACAGAGATACTCTTAACAGGAAGCTGGGAGAACTGGAAATtgggagacaggaagggaaaggCGGGATGGGAACCGAAAGGGGccaggagacagagctgaggtCTCAGGTGGTGAGGCGTGGACAGACACAGACGGAGACACAGTGCTGGGCAGGTGCAGAAAGCCGTGGGGCAAGAGAGACATGGAGAGTCATGAGGAAATCTCGAGACAGGGAGGTCGAgccccggggctgggggtgggggggggcgcccTAATCTTTGCTGGTGGTGGAGCCGCGGTGGGTGCTGGAAGTGTGGCGGGGGCTGGAGACTTGGCCTCTGCTGGACCCGAGGCCTCCACTCAATTCCGACCCCATGCTTCTGCTCTCCACGCCCGCGTGGCTCTCGTGGACACCGCTGGACACCCCGTACCCGGTGGACCCCAGGTAGTTACTAGAGCTGGAGGTCCTGAAGGTCACATGGCCCCCCGTGGAGCCCCGGCTGGAGAGCGGAACCCCCATGGCGCTGGTGGAACCAAAGGTCACGTGGCCTACACTGGAGCTGGGTTCACCAAAGGTGACCCGGCCGACATTGGAGCCGGTGGCACGGCCCCCACTGGACGCCAGGACGCCACTAGTCCTCTGGCTCAGGATGGAGCTGGGCATGATGCTGGGGCTCTTGGCGATCCCCACGGGTGAGCCCGAGGAGACCCGCTGGGTGCCCGAGAGGCTGGGTACGCTGGGCGCGCTCTCGACCTTCCGCACCGCGTCCGCCAGCTCCTTCAGCTGCTGCTCCCGCGCCAGCTCCCGCGCCTCCAGCTGTGGGGGAGGCGAGTCAGCGTCCCCGGAAGGAGGCTGAGGTCCGGCCCCGAGCCCGGCAGGCCCCCATCCTCACCAGCTTTGTCACTTGGTTCCGCAGCTCTTCCTTGCTCATCGGGGCGTCCTCTTTGGCCTCAAAGCCTGGGGTGTCCTCCCTAAAGTGGGGGGAAGGCGGGAAGGGAGGACACTCGTAGCCACAAAAGGCTGAGAGCTCCTCATTGCTATGGACGGAGACCGTTAGCCGCGCTCTGGCCGGCACAGCGGCCTTTGGCCTTTCTGGTCTACCTGGGGCCAGCTCAGTCCTCTGGAGCCCCAACTCCTTCAGGTGCCTCTAGAGCACCCACACTCACCCTCTGGTACCCAAGAGCCacctccccaaaccctccaccTCATTCTTTGTCCCCTCGGCCCCCATGGAACCGAATTCCGctgccctccttcctgccccgtGCCTCACTGGTTGTCAGGGAGCTGGGGCACGGCCATCCTCTTCGGGAGGTCCTCAGGGCTCTGGCCCAGAACCAGGAGGGCGGTGCTAACCAAGCTGGGGGTGCTGTAGTTCTAGAAGGTGGATAAACCCGCGGTCAGCTCATCCCCAAGGCCCCAGCTTCCAAtatttgggctccctgcccacccccccaacccccgggaCCTCCCGCCTCTCCACCTGAAAATCTAAGTAGGCCTGCACGGACAGGAGCTCGACCAGCCGCTTCTCGATGAGGCCCAGGAAGAGGCCAATGTCCCGGTCTCGCATGTGGGTCTTAACCCCCAGGAGGTCTTCGATGACGGTGTTGTCACACTTGGCCCTGGTGAAGAGCTGCTGGAGGTCTGAGGttgtgtggggaggggacaggctgTCACAGACCTGCTAGCCCCTGGGGCCTGGCCACGGGGCTCAGAACCACAGAAGGCAGAAATCGAGGGAGGTCAGTGGAAAAGCTGACAAAAGCACTGCCAGCTCTCTAGGCCgccttcttctttttgtttcttatttcactttgttCAGTTAGTCTCAAAGGCCTCCTTCACACAGCTCCATTAGAAACACCCCACTTCCATCCCACCCAGCGACCCCAGAGAGGCACTCCTGTGGGTGCTCTACGGGAGAGGTCGGAGGCCAGCCACACACCACCAAGGCtgcctcctttgttttttttcaatactGGCCCCCACTTGCACCCGGCTGATTAGCTATGGCCCTTGGCTGGCCCACCGGCCACTGCCATGACCCACCCTTGGCTCTACTTGTACCTAGTTGGCCCACTTGTACCTAGTCACTCTTTCAGGCGAACTGGCTATTGTTAATGACATTAGAAAGCACCCGTGACCTTGACACAGATCTGCAGCCCACGGCACTGCGTTCCCCCCACTTGTCCCCAGAGCTGCCTCCCCCTAAGCTCCCGACTCCTATGTAGTTTCCCCCTGGGGTCCCTCCCTGAGCATCCCCCCACTACAATGCTCACGCTGGGCTCAAGGGCATCCCCAAACCCACTTCTTCTCCCAAGTACCCCTCCCAGGCCAGACCCTGTGCAACCCCCTCAATCACTGCCCATCTGTCTGATACCGCTGGGTCCCATCCCTCCTctccattttcctcctcttccaacACCCCTGTCCATGGCCTCTCCTGCTCACAGCCCTCCCATGGCTCCCCAGTGTCCCAGCCCAGCACCTCTTCAGAATCTGccatcctccccctcccactcccacccttgCTCCCCTTCTCCACACAAAGAGCCTACACTCCTACACGTATCTCCAGGCCTTGCCCCCACCTGCTGGGACCACCCCCGAACCGAACTTTTCAGTGAAATCCTCATCCTTCAGAATCAGccttgggcgtctgggtggctcagtgggttaagcctctgccttccactcaggttatgatcccagggtcctgggatcgagtcccgctttgggctctttgctcagcagggagcctacttccccctctctctcagcctgcctctctgcctacttatgatgtctctgtctctgtctctctctctgtgtcaaataaataaataaataatctttaaaaaaaaaaatcagcctcaaGCATCACCACTTCCAGGAAGCCCACAGCCACCCCGGCAGAGCCCACTTCAGCCAGCAGCAGGTGATGCGACGGCTCAGGGCGCCCACATTCACGAGGGTCCCACCTTGGGCTTGGGGCTCTGCTCTCTTGTTTAACAAAGGGCCCTACCTTTTCACTCTGTCCAGGGGCCCAGCCAATCCCAGCAGCCTTGAGGCTCCCACACTGCTGTCCTAGGCCCTGGGATGGTAGTGAGTGCCCAGCTGCCCTGCTGGtgtccctcccagccctgccctcggGGGCCCTTCTCACtatgcaccaggctccctgcagcccTTACAGTCATGGtcaggacagagaaaaagaggctCTTCCGGTAGGAGAGCCCCTACTGTGACCACAGGCTGACCTCCGCCCCCACCTTCTCAACTTCCCAGCGGGGAACCCACCCACTTCTCCCGACCACCCCCCCAAGCTGTCATCTGCCATCTCATTGCCAGGGGGCTTCGGCCCTGGAAACCACACACAAGCTTCCCAAATGATGGAGCTGGCTGCAAACCCAGGGCAGCCCGACTCTGGAAGGACGGCAGGATGGACGGCAGGAAGCAATCTGGGATGGACAGACAAGCCAGCACACAGAGACGCTGTGGAACACCTCCCCCGAGGCGGGCTGCGGGCTGGGCCCTCTGGGGAGGCTCATCGCATCCTCCCAGAGGAAAAAGCTGGGCCAGGCGCTCACCGGCCTTGAGCTTCTCCAGCCGCCCCCGCACGTCCTGGAAGTTGGCCTCCACGCCGAGGGCCTCCGCGTGCACCTCGTCCACGCGCTGCTCCAagtccttcctctcctgctcttgcTGCGCGCGCACGAGATCCTCGCTGGCGCGCGTGCTCGCCAAGGCCTTCTGCATCTGCGGGGCAGGGCAGGTGCCCATTGCCAGGGGGGCCGCTCCCGCAGGAGcggaggagatgggggaggaggagcggaGGGTGGAGGGGGCCTTCACTCACCTCGTTGATCTCCTCCTGCAGATGCTCCAGCTGCGAGTTCTGCTCGTTGATGAAGGTGAACTCGGCGAAGTTGCGCTCCTCCACTGGAGAGAGGCGGGTCGGGAGGGACGcacaggacagggagagagagatgttgAGAAAGACGACACAGACACTAGCAcgcagagacaaagagagacggAGGTCCAGGAAACCAGAGGGGACACAGAGGAAACCGGAGCAAGTGAGAGTAAGAGAAATAGACGGCGGCAAAATCAAGAAAGACCCAGAAACACTAAGAGGCgcagaggcacagaggaagagaggagagggagagaaaacagcagagggagggagagagcccaggacccgGGAGAAGACAGCAACAAGCGCCCGGAGGGAGAAACACAGAGGCTGAGGGAAGATGTGGAGAGAGACCAGGAGGCCcggaatggggagggagggaggggggagacagACGCACCCAGAAACAAACGGACCTAAAGACGGAGGGGACTGAGAGATGCAGGCCAGAGGGAGACGCACACAGAAGGAAGGGCTCAGAAGGCCCGagacggggagggagagagactggggAGAGGGCTAGAGGGGCAGAGGCGGGGCGGGCGGAGAAGGGCGAGGAGGGCGCGCCTGACGCCCCGAGTCTCCAGCGCAGGTGCCGGAGTCCCCAGGGCCCAAGCGGAGGCCCTCGGTGACCGTGACGGAGCTCAGCCCCTGCGCCTGATCggtgggggcgggcgggggggcgcGGGGGTCCTGCAccgggcccccccccccccgccgcggCCCGCACTCACTCTCCAGGTACTTCTCCACCAGCAGGTCCGGGTCGCTCTCCCCCGTCAGCTGGGACAGTTTGTTCATGGCGTCCTCGCAGCGCATCACCAGCTTCTCCTGGGAGGTCTTCCGGAGGCCCTCGGCCACCTCccgggctggagggagggaggggcgctGAGACCCGCACCCGCGGCGGCCAGGGGCGCGCAGCGGGTCTGGGGGGTTGCTGAGCTAAGGCCGCGCGCGCCCCGCCCGCTCCGCCCAGTGGAGATCCCGAGCCCTTGGGGCGCGCGGCCGGGGCCTCACCGCGCTTCTCGCGCTTCTCCATGACCGCGGGGTCCGGCAGCCGATCGCTGTTCTTGAGCTTGAGGAAGCGGTGCAGCTGCTCCAGGTGCGCGATCTGCCGCTGCAGGGTCTGCACCTCCGCGTCTTTCTGGGCCACCTCCTTCTCCGCCCTCTCCCGCAGCAGGTCCATCTTGCTCTTGGCCTCCTCTctgccggtgggggtggggggtggggggggcagtgagCCCGGGGTCAGCCTGGGATCAGTCCCAGGGCGCGGGCAGAATCAGGTTGCAGTTTCCCGGAGGTCACAAAAGGCAGAAAACTTTCTGGGTTCCCAGAGGGGTATCAGGTTGCAGGCGGGAAGAGGCGGAGAGGTggaatcggggggggggggtctgggggGTGTGCTGGGCCATGGAAGGGACTGATGGGACACTGCTGCAGTGCACTGCGGGCCAACGGTGGGCCCGGGAACAGGAGGCTGGACAGCGAGGAGGGCACCATCAGAGGTCATACTCGGCTGGGAGCGGGGTGGACCTAGGGCAGAAGGTATGGTGCTGGAGTTTGGGGGTCATGTGGTTGGAAATATAAGAAGCCTGGACCATTCGGGGCCTCATGTTGGGCAGGTGGATGACATCACCAGCGCAGTTGGGGTATGGGGACACTCTAGAAGCTTCAGTCACTGAGCCCCTTCTGACCTGCCCGTGGGAAAATGTGGCCTTTAAGCTTTTGAACACAGGGCGGCTCCCTGTAAATCCTGAGGGTCCCAAACCTACTTCCCAGGACACAGGATCACAGTCAGAGGGTCATTTTGTTGGGAGCACAGCCGGCCAGTGTCCTCATGTCCCTGCCCATGGACCATTCTAGTTCCCACCCTCACACCCTTGCCTCCATCCAGAGCTCCAGCTTCTTGTTCCGGTCAAATTCCTTTATAAGACCTACGCACATCAGCCCATCCTCCTCGATGGGACGCCTCCCCTGGTGGCCACCAGCCTTGTTTCCAGTGACCCCTCCAGGTGCTGGTGGCCGTCCTTCAGGGATTAGGACTCACAGTTCTTTCTGTGCCCTGGGCTCCATGCCAAACcgaggggcagggaagaggggccCCGACTTCCTGAAAGCCAGGCCGTGCGGTCATTACCGTCATGTCACAgtggaagaaacaggctcagagaggggatgCGACCTGCTCTGGTCATCCAACAAGGAGGCCCAGGAGACGCTGCCTGGCCCTGCCTTCTGGCTGAGACCACCCTGCGCTGGTACCCAGcagcacccctcacccctgccccatcGGCTGGAAGAGCAGTGGTCGAGGCTCTCACCACGCAGACAGGCCACCATGGGTGGCACTTGGCAGAAGAGAGGCGCCAGCCcactcagattctctctctctgaagccGAGTTGGGAAGGGCTAAGAACGGAAGAGCAGGGAGCTGCCACTAGAAGGACGTGCggagagaagccagagaaggTCACGTTCTGAAGGTCAAGTTCGGATGAAGCCAAAGCCGAGCATGAGCAGAAGCCACCAGATGGAGTCGGGGCTCTGACAGGGTCGCGGTGGACCAAAGACAAGAAACTGCAGCATCAGccataagaaggaaggaaggaaggactgatCCGGGCTACAACATGGGTGACCTCTGAAAGCGTTATGTTCAGTGAAGGAAGCCGGACACCAAGTTATATGCTGCACAGTCCCGCTGCCCCGAGATGCCTGGAACCAGGAAGTTGGTAGGCACAGGAAGGAAACCAGTGGTTTCCAGGGAACTGGGGAAGACAGAGTGACTGCCTATTGGGTACCAgcttccttttggggtgatgagagCGTTTTGGACCCAGATAGAAGCGAGTGTCCTAGaggccactgaactgtacattttaacaTGGTGAATTTTGTTATGTGCATCTTagcaaaaaaggaaggaaggaaaggaagggagggagggagtgaaagagaaagataggaagggagggggggcggggagggaaggaagacgCCCAAAGAAGTGGGTCCACACAGCCAACAAGTGTTGCCCGAGGACCTGGGATGTCAGTGGAGGGGGGAAAGGGGCACCTTATAAAAAATAACAGGTTGTGACAGTGTGTTCCTGGAGTTCTGACCCCTCCCACCAAAGCCTTAGGGCAAGGTTCATAGTGCATGAGCTCCCTGGAGGCCTGGGGGcactgggggcggggtgggggggtgccctACCTGACGGTGTAGGCAGCCGCCGAGGAGACCATTAGGGAGCTGACCATGTGTCGCAGAAGCTCGATTTCCTGCGAGAGAACAAAACCAATGTCCTTGCTACAGCCTCCTCCCTGTAGGGCTCTCCCTTCAGCCCCGCAGCTCTCCTGCCATCCAGGTGTGTGGACCTTCCCCATTAACAGCCgccaggtgggggcggggatcCTAAGAGGTACCAAGTACATGGGCAGGGAAACTGACAGCTGGGATGCTGGCTCGGAGGGCTTCTCCCAGCAAAACCCTAAGAGCACCACCTAACTTTGTGGTCCGCTTCAGAAATGTGCTTGAATTTCGCAGTGGTGACCACATGAACCTGATTTCTAGTTCCAAAGAAATGTCTTTGCAGTATTATGggtaaaaaatgttcttttcaggagaaagaagggaggaaattatatatatatttgaacacACAtgtgatgtgtgtatgtgtgtatagatagatatcCAATATACGTATATGCAAATAAAACATGTACACGCACAGTCGTTCacgtacacacatatatgaacatacgagcacacacacacacacacacacacacacacacacacaaagagggaTCGAAgtggaagagatggaaaagaaatggtGTTTCTCTTGAATATCTTTTGGAATAGTTTTGTCTTGGGAAATCCTCTTAAAGTCTCAtgtattcaggggcacctggggggctcagtcgttttgcatctgccttctgctcaggtcatgatcccaaggtcctgggattgagtcctccataaggctccttgctcaggagggagcctgcttctccctctccctctgcctgccactgcccctgcttgtgcttgctctctctcaaataaataaataaatctttaaaaaaagaaaaaaaaaaccaggggcacATCAAAAGCACATAGAAGCCAACTTTAAGGGCCCTACTGGCTCCCACTGACTTGTCTCCCTGATCTGGGACGAGTTGAACATCACCACGCATGATGACTTCCATGCAGTAAAGGAAGAACCCACAGATGCTTACCGATAACACACAAATacccagaggaggaagagaagctctTCCTTACGTATGCTCTCTTACACACATAGGAGGAACAagagaggtggggaaaaaaagatcccCATTCGGCATGACAGTGATAATCATCGGGCAAGAATCATTATCAGAGTCCCCAGCAACGGAGTGGAAATGTGTCGGGGAGCAAGATATCTTCATGGTCTCTGAGAATCTCCACTTACTCCTCACAAAGGGAAAACTCACTGGAGAACCACGGCTGACCCAGGGATCAACGTGGACCTCGATCACAGGGATAAATGGCCATCTCGTGCCTCCTACTTAATGAGCCCCCAGGACACAACATCACCTCTGTGCTATTCCCCCCAAAACGCACCACACGAATCTCATCGTGAAGAAAGATTGGACAGACCCGTCGAGGGACTTTGTATGACACAACGGGCTTCCAAAATGTCAAAGCCGTGACCACAAAGCGGGGCTGAGGGATGGTTCCAGAACAGAGCCGTGGACAGCCAAATGCAGTGTGGGACCCTGGCTGGGAGCCTGGAGCAGGAAAATCAAATTAGCTGTAAGGGACGTCATCGGGACCATTGGAGAACTTTAAACAGGGACTACGTAGAATTGTAATAACATTGAAGTTCCTGACTTGGATAAGTGCCCTGTGTTTCTGCAAGAAAACGGTCTTATTCTTAGGACCAAAACACGCTGAAGTTCTTAGGGGCATAGTGTCTGCAGTGTGCTCTCCATAGTTCAGCAATGGTGATAACAAATCCtttttggtaaaaataataatgagagagagagagaatacggCAAATGATCAGTCTTGGTGAAGGCTGGAGTTCTCTGTACTATCCTTCCAGGGAAGCGAAggtggaagaaaaagggaagggacaCCAACGGTTACGGAGATGCCCACAGAATGTAAACGGTCTTGCTTGCTCATTGACTGTCCTGGCCGATGATATTCAAAATGACATCTCTGGCTTCTGCAAGTCTGAAggaggctgcttttttttttttttttttttttgttagaggCGTCCCAGAACCTTCTCGAGGTCTCCATTCCCCCTGGACCACATCAAACCTAGGACTCCACCGATTCTGCACTTGAGGCCACCGTGCTGGAGTTGGCAAGGTGACCCTTGCAACCTCTCCTCTCCCCCGGCTGGGCTGAGGGGTCCCGGGTTTTAGGGCCACTGACCTTCTGCAGCTTGCGGTCCACGTTCAGATAGCGGTTACGCTCAACGCGCAGGAGGTCCAGCTCCTCCCGCAGCGCCGCGTTGCGCACCAGCTGGTTGTCAAAGCGACACGTGACCTGGTGGGGAGTTGGGGTGTACAGAAGTCTGAGGCCTGGTCTACCTCCCTCTTCCATGCTCTGACAAGTGTCAGAGCCTGTTCCTACTTTGGAGACACTGAAAGCGCTGCCCAGCCACCCTAAGGACCTCGGCACCACTCTCCTTTCCTTGCGAACCCTCCATCCACCCAGGACCGGGTCTCCTGATCCTTCTCTGGGAGCCCCGTGTTTCAGGCCCACCTCCCTCCTGGAATCTGGTCCATCGTTCCTGGAACTTGAATTCCATGGAACTCGCCCCTGCTCAGTTAACCCCCAACACCCAGAGATCGGgtctggaaagagccaagaggcTGACTCTCACCCTGTCCAACTGGTCTTCTAGAATCTTGATCCTTTGCCGGATCTTGACTTTCTGATCCAGGATGACCCCCGGGGCCCTGACTTCCTTACCTAGGACAAAGATCCGGATCTCCCACTCCTGGATCTGGAGGAAAGAGGATGCCTACTTGTTGGCTGAATGTGGAGAGACTG
This region includes:
- the CCDC114 gene encoding coiled-coil domain-containing protein 114 isoform X4, whose product is MAPPPQRSPLPSLPSHGFSSSPWSHPQASLALYLPSNQATTVNSEHQGQGRHSSRSPTRLAKMPLGQTLGSTRSEDGSEAFLEGMADWELSRLQRQCKVMEGERQAYSKEVHQRINKQLEEIQRLEGLRDKLQVQISVAQSQVKRLRDSERLENMGRLLKCRVQVQAEVKELQEQTRTLDKQEIELLRHMVSSLMVSSAAAYTVREEAKSKMDLLRERAEKEVAQKDAEVQTLQRQIAHLEQLHRFLKLKNSDRLPDPAVMEKREKRAREVAEGLRKTSQEKLVMRCEDAMNKLSQLTGESDPDLLVEKYLEMEERNFAEFTFINEQNSQLEHLQEEINEMQKALASTRASEDLVRAQQEQERKDLEQRVDEVHAEALGVEANFQDVRGRLEKLKADLQQLFTRAKCDNTVIEDLLGVKTHMRDRDIGLFLGLIEKRLVELLSVQAYLDFQNYSTPSLVSTALLVLGQSPEDLPKRMAVPQLPDNQEDTPGFEAKEDAPMSKEELRNQVTKLLEARELAREQQLKELADAVRKVESAPSVPSLSGTQRVSSGSPVGIAKSPSIMPSSILSQRTSGVLASSGGRATGSNVGRVTFGEPSSSVGHVTFGSTSAMGVPLSSRGSTGGHVTFRTSSSSNYLGSTGYGVSSGVHESHAGVESRSMGSELSGGLGSSRGQVSSPRHTSSTHRGSTTSKD
- the CCDC114 gene encoding coiled-coil domain-containing protein 114 isoform X3; this encodes MPLGQTLGSTRSEDGSEAFLEGMADWELSRLQRQCKVMEGERQAYSKEVHQRINKQLEEIQRLEGLRDKLQVQISVAQSQVKRLRDSERLENMGRLLKCRVQVQAEVKELQEQTRTLDKQIQEWEIRIFVLGKEVRAPGVILDQKVKIRQRIKILEDQLDRVTCRFDNQLVRNAALREELDLLRVERNRYLNVDRKLQKEIELLRHMVSSLMVSSAAAYTVREEAKSKMDLLRERAEKEVAQKDAEVQTLQRQIAHLEQLHRFLKLKNSDRLPDPAVMEKREKRAREVAEGLRKTSQEKLVMRCEDAMNKLSQLTGESDPDLLVEKYLEMEERNFAEFTFINEQNSQLEHLQEEINEMQKALASTRASEDLVRAQQEQERKDLEQRVDEVHAEALGVEANFQDVRGRLEKLKADLQQLFTRAKCDNTVIEDLLGVKTHMRDRDIGLFLGLIEKRLVELLSVQAYLDFQNYSTPSLVSTALLVLGQSPEDLPKRMAVPQLPDNQEDTPGFEAKEDAPMSKEELRNQVTKLLEARELAREQQLKELADAVRKVESAPSVPSLSGTQRVSSGSPVGIAKSPSIMPSSILSQRTSGVLASSGGRATGSNVGRVTFGEPSSSVGHVTFGSTSAMGVPLSSRGSTGGHVTFRTSSSSNYLGSTGYGVSSGVHESHAGVESRSMGSELSGGLGSSRGQVSSPRHTSSTHRGSTTSKD
- the CCDC114 gene encoding coiled-coil domain-containing protein 114 isoform X2 translates to MAPPPQRSPLPSLPSHGFSSSPWSHPQASLALYLPSNQATTVNSEHQGQGRHSSRSPTRLAKMPLGQTLGSTRSEDGSEAFLEGMDWELSRLQRQCKVMEGERQAYSKEVHQRINKQLEEIQRLEGLRDKLQVQISVAQSQVKRLRDSERLENMGRLLKCRVQVQAEVKELQEQTRTLDKQIQEWEIRIFVLGKEVRAPGVILDQKVKIRQRIKILEDQLDRVTCRFDNQLVRNAALREELDLLRVERNRYLNVDRKLQKEIELLRHMVSSLMVSSAAAYTVREEAKSKMDLLRERAEKEVAQKDAEVQTLQRQIAHLEQLHRFLKLKNSDRLPDPAVMEKREKRAREVAEGLRKTSQEKLVMRCEDAMNKLSQLTGESDPDLLVEKYLEMEERNFAEFTFINEQNSQLEHLQEEINEMQKALASTRASEDLVRAQQEQERKDLEQRVDEVHAEALGVEANFQDVRGRLEKLKADLQQLFTRAKCDNTVIEDLLGVKTHMRDRDIGLFLGLIEKRLVELLSVQAYLDFQNYSTPSLVSTALLVLGQSPEDLPKRMAVPQLPDNQEDTPGFEAKEDAPMSKEELRNQVTKLLEARELAREQQLKELADAVRKVESAPSVPSLSGTQRVSSGSPVGIAKSPSIMPSSILSQRTSGVLASSGGRATGSNVGRVTFGEPSSSVGHVTFGSTSAMGVPLSSRGSTGGHVTFRTSSSSNYLGSTGYGVSSGVHESHAGVESRSMGSELSGGLGSSRGQVSSPRHTSSTHRGSTTSKD
- the CCDC114 gene encoding coiled-coil domain-containing protein 114 isoform X1, which produces MAPPPQRSPLPSLPSHGFSSSPWSHPQASLALYLPSNQATTVNSEHQGQGRHSSRSPTRLAKMPLGQTLGSTRSEDGSEAFLEGMADWELSRLQRQCKVMEGERQAYSKEVHQRINKQLEEIQRLEGLRDKLQVQISVAQSQVKRLRDSERLENMGRLLKCRVQVQAEVKELQEQTRTLDKQIQEWEIRIFVLGKEVRAPGVILDQKVKIRQRIKILEDQLDRVTCRFDNQLVRNAALREELDLLRVERNRYLNVDRKLQKEIELLRHMVSSLMVSSAAAYTVREEAKSKMDLLRERAEKEVAQKDAEVQTLQRQIAHLEQLHRFLKLKNSDRLPDPAVMEKREKRAREVAEGLRKTSQEKLVMRCEDAMNKLSQLTGESDPDLLVEKYLEMEERNFAEFTFINEQNSQLEHLQEEINEMQKALASTRASEDLVRAQQEQERKDLEQRVDEVHAEALGVEANFQDVRGRLEKLKADLQQLFTRAKCDNTVIEDLLGVKTHMRDRDIGLFLGLIEKRLVELLSVQAYLDFQNYSTPSLVSTALLVLGQSPEDLPKRMAVPQLPDNQEDTPGFEAKEDAPMSKEELRNQVTKLLEARELAREQQLKELADAVRKVESAPSVPSLSGTQRVSSGSPVGIAKSPSIMPSSILSQRTSGVLASSGGRATGSNVGRVTFGEPSSSVGHVTFGSTSAMGVPLSSRGSTGGHVTFRTSSSSNYLGSTGYGVSSGVHESHAGVESRSMGSELSGGLGSSRGQVSSPRHTSSTHRGSTTSKD
- the CCDC114 gene encoding coiled-coil domain-containing protein 114 isoform X5, translating into MEGERQAYSKEVHQRINKQLEEIQRLEGLRDKLQVQISVAQSQVKRLRDSERLENMGRLLKCRVQVQAEVKELQEQTRTLDKQIQEWEIRIFVLGKEVRAPGVILDQKVKIRQRIKILEDQLDRVTCRFDNQLVRNAALREELDLLRVERNRYLNVDRKLQKEIELLRHMVSSLMVSSAAAYTVREEAKSKMDLLRERAEKEVAQKDAEVQTLQRQIAHLEQLHRFLKLKNSDRLPDPAVMEKREKRAREVAEGLRKTSQEKLVMRCEDAMNKLSQLTGESDPDLLVEKYLEMEERNFAEFTFINEQNSQLEHLQEEINEMQKALASTRASEDLVRAQQEQERKDLEQRVDEVHAEALGVEANFQDVRGRLEKLKADLQQLFTRAKCDNTVIEDLLGVKTHMRDRDIGLFLGLIEKRLVELLSVQAYLDFQNYSTPSLVSTALLVLGQSPEDLPKRMAVPQLPDNQEDTPGFEAKEDAPMSKEELRNQVTKLLEARELAREQQLKELADAVRKVESAPSVPSLSGTQRVSSGSPVGIAKSPSIMPSSILSQRTSGVLASSGGRATGSNVGRVTFGEPSSSVGHVTFGSTSAMGVPLSSRGSTGGHVTFRTSSSSNYLGSTGYGVSSGVHESHAGVESRSMGSELSGGLGSSRGQVSSPRHTSSTHRGSTTSKD